From Gordonia westfalica, the proteins below share one genomic window:
- a CDS encoding helix-turn-helix domain-containing protein: MSDIPEWRAGSLADNLAVALRTRLAETGVSQGDLARRAGVSEKHLSQVINGRAGASVATWDRLFVALNTANDARQDTVGGEL; this comes from the coding sequence GTGAGCGACATTCCGGAGTGGCGTGCAGGATCGCTCGCCGACAACCTCGCCGTCGCACTGAGGACCCGACTTGCCGAGACCGGAGTCTCGCAGGGCGATCTCGCGCGTCGCGCCGGCGTCAGCGAAAAGCACCTGTCGCAGGTCATCAACGGACGCGCCGGTGCCTCGGTAGCAACCTGGGACCGACTCTTTGTCGCGCTGAATACAGCGAATGACGCTCGCCAAGACACCGTCGGGGGTGAGTTGTGA